In Gimesia panareensis, the genomic window AAATCGAATCCGCCAAGGAATACACACTGGCAGTCGCCGCCAAACCCGCCCTGGGGAATACCGGTGCCATCCTGGTTGACCTGGCCGCCCTGCTGGCCACCTCTTCCGCCGTGAATGCCACGATCTTCGGCGCCTCACGGATGATGGCAGATATGGCAAATGAAAACCGGATGCCCCAGATGTTTGCCCTGCGTACCAAGGCCAAAATCCCCTGGGTCGCTATTGTCTTCATGACCGCACTGGCGAGCGGTTTCACCCTGCTGGGCAGCCTGGAAACGATCACCCTGTTTTCCAGTCTGGTCTTCCTGCTGGTCTCCATCGCGGTCTCCGTCGCCAACCTCAAACTCCGCTCCTTTACCCACAGCAACCTCTGGCTGATCCTGCTGGGAATCGGTCTGATGCTCTCGACGGTCACACTGCTGGTGATCCATCTCTGGAGCAGAGACAGTATTCGCTTCTTCTGGCTGCTCGGATTTTTTGCTACAATCGCGGTGCTGGAAATTTCCTTCTGCTGGTACCGCTGCCGGAATGACGAAGAGTTCCATAAGAAGCACCGTAAGCAGAAAGTCAATCATAACTGATCCCATCTTGGATCGCTGACAGGGAGTCAAAGCCTATGTGTCGCTGGCTGGCTTATACCGGATCTCCACTCAAGCTGAGTGCACTGCTCACCCGTCCCAGTCACTCACTGATCGACCAGAGTCGACACGCGACGCAAAACGTCGAAGCCCTCAACGGCGACGGTTTTGGCGTCGGCTGGTATGGGGACGATCCCACACCCGGACTCTACCGCGATACCCATCCCGCCTGGAACGACGCCAATTTCCGCCACCTGGCCGACCACATCCGTTCGCGGCTCTTTCTGGCACACGTCCGCGCCTCGACCGGCACCGCCGTGCAGAATACCAACTCGCATCCCTTCAGCTTCGATAACTGGCTCTTCCAGCACAACGGTTCCATTCCCGCCTTCCGCTCACTCAAGCGGCAGCTCCTGTTCGACGTCGATCCCGAATTGTTCCCCTTTATCGAAGGCTCCACCGATTCCGAAACGCTGTTCTTCCTCGCACTGACGTTCGGCTTGAAAGACGATCCCCCCGCCGCCCTGGCCCGCACAATCGGTCATGTGGAACAGGTCCGGAAAGCCGCGGGCATCGAAGTGCCGCTGTTTGTCAGCGCCTGCACGACCAATGGCGAACAGCTCTGGGCGATCCGCTATTCCAGTCATCATCAGTCCCGCACGCTCTACCACAGTTCGCATCTGCACGCCCTGCACGAAATCGACGGCAGCTATTCGACACTCCCCGACGATGCCACCATCGTCGTTTCCGAGCCACTGGATGAACTGACCAGCCACTGGGAAGAGGTCCCCGAATCCGCGTTGCTCACCGTCGAACAGGGTTCGGCGACCGTCAGTTCCTTTTCGCCCACGCTGCCAGCGTAGTGTGCATCAACCGATGG contains:
- a CDS encoding class II glutamine amidotransferase encodes the protein MCRWLAYTGSPLKLSALLTRPSHSLIDQSRHATQNVEALNGDGFGVGWYGDDPTPGLYRDTHPAWNDANFRHLADHIRSRLFLAHVRASTGTAVQNTNSHPFSFDNWLFQHNGSIPAFRSLKRQLLFDVDPELFPFIEGSTDSETLFFLALTFGLKDDPPAALARTIGHVEQVRKAAGIEVPLFVSACTTNGEQLWAIRYSSHHQSRTLYHSSHLHALHEIDGSYSTLPDDATIVVSEPLDELTSHWEEVPESALLTVEQGSATVSSFSPTLPA